The Spea bombifrons isolate aSpeBom1 chromosome 7, aSpeBom1.2.pri, whole genome shotgun sequence genomic interval TCCCTTTATAGGGGTCAAACTTTCTTTGTGCTGCCCAGTTTGTTAGCTGTGTTTGGTTAAATGTTGTTAGACTGAAATATTTCTGGTGCTGATGGCAGAAACTAAGTTATTTTGAGGCCACAGAATGGTATGAACATCAGAAAAATAAAGTTACAGATAAGTGTAACAAACAGAGAGAAGATATTGACATATTGATGGCACAATCGATTTACTATATGAAagtaaatatttacacatatatagtatatgtggtGGACCTTGTCAGCCACACATTTATGATTTGATTTAAGTAAAAAAGAACCCCTGTTAGATTTGGCAAGCAGatttgtttcccacaggcataGCACTGGATGGAGCAACAACTCCTGTTTCCCAGGCTGCTAAAGCTCAGTAATTATATCCAGGCCTTTAAATGATTTCCAATGAATGACCTACCTTGATAAAGCAGCCATCAACATAAGTTTCATTGAAACCTTCCAGCGCCAACCGGGCTGCCTCCAGGACAGAGAACTTTATGCAGACAAAGGGCTGTACAGAACAACATACATCGAAATAAATACGTACACTactagtaataaatatatatattatgttacttGAGGCAATGCTGTCTTGATGCATTACCTTTACTAATTTACAATATAGTGCATCTCTGCACACTAAGCAAATACAAATGATTAATAAGAAGGTAGTGATGTCATAGAATCATTTACAATTGTGTCCACTACATGTAAATATGACCTGCATAATACACCCGTTTGTTTCCAAAGTCACTAAAACATATATGCAAAAAACTATAGTTATCTGAAGTCTGTGGCTGCCTGtcagacattaaaaaaatactgcatgTGCTTTTTATAGCCATTATGTACCTCTATTCCATCCAGCATTCTAGGACAATAGAGATAATTCTGTGCATGCAGCCTTCCAgcgatacattttaaatgtaaaatctatTTATACCATTGTACATATGCATATTGAAGTCTTATGCTCTGTGTCTTTAGGGAGACCATACCAGCAAGgacatacatacatttcatattgctgaccagcacatgCAAGATGAATTTATACATCCTTGAAAAATGGTTGTTGTGGTCACTTATTTATGCTTACTACAATAGAAATAAACGGGAAAATAAGAATTCAGAAATTCTAAAAGGTCAATTTGCTAGCGGACAGCGAGGTTCTTGAGAACTTttgaacatgtattttttttagtccCAGGAAGATACTCACCTGATAAGTCTCTGATAAAATCCTAAGGGAAAGGATGGGCCCACAGGTCTGGAATGCCCTCTTTACAGATTTTAAGAAACCGTCTTTCTTAAATAGGCCAGCAAACACAGTCATCATCTCCTCAAACTTACATTTTACcttgaaacatagaaacaaaaaaaggttttcggCAAAACATGCACATATTGTTTGATCAGATatcacataccgtatttgctcgattataagacgaggtttttttcagagcaaatgtgaaatgccttttaacccccttaacgccactctgcctcctgaaatgccttatacctccctatatgccactccgccccataacatgccttttaaccccctaaatcccagagtggcacatagggggttaaaaggcatatcatggggcacagtggcatatagagggttaaaaggcatatcatgggccacagtgccatattggagtggcaagcctgggggcagatgtgcgtaactggggggcaggttggaaaatacaaggaaataaaaacaaaaaaatatttctctcaatcatagcttttattaaaaaatgtaatagtttacatgaattaacatttactggtaaaacttttttcctatagggtcatcttatattcaggctttttctttttttcctaacttaatattcacattttgggggggtcgtcttataatcagggtcatcttataatcgagcaaatacggtatatgctgcTTCAAAACTACATATACTTtacggacaaaagtattgggacacctgaccattataccgacagggacttttatgacattgcattctaaatacatagacattaatatgtagttggtcccccctttgctgcTGGTGGCCGGATATGTGTGACCTACCCTTGGCGTGCCGCTGCTTGTATCCAGCTAGAAGCAATTGCCAGATTTCCCAAATGACCAGTCTGGGTGTCCTACAGAGTGAAGCATCCAGAAGTGCCCCATGGGCTACCAGAAGTGCCCCGTGGGCTACCAGAAGTGCCCTGTGGGCTACCAGAAGTTCACAGCTTTCATAGTGCTGCTCGTCTAGTAAATAGAACACAGTCTTCTGCAACAGGCTTATTAGCATGACTGCCGACACTACAAATCTCAGTTACCTTTGCGATCATATCATTTGCTGTACAGTTGCTGTATATGTCCTTGGGACAGAACTCTATTACACTGATTGGAGACACAGGGGCCAATTTACAAGCTTTCTTAAGTACCTGGAATGCACAAAAGCAGTAAAGTATTCACAGCTTAAAACAACACTAAAAACTCATAACATCTGTTAATACACATTGGTGTGTATATCTACTAATAACACTAAATTCATGTCTGGTCCCGACTCCCAAAATGCTTCCCACATTACTCTTGGAAATGAACTTTCCAGCACTTTGCtacatttaataaatgtgtgGTTTCTTCAAGTTATCCATTTTACATTTGCACTGGGTGGTTCTCcagatttttttccataatgctctgaaaaacaatcAGGATCAGACAAGGCTTCACCGGAACAATCTACAGTTGAGAACTAGCAATGAGTGTCTATGATTAAGCTCTAGGTGTAGCGAACCATGCGAGGTGATACACTCAGCTCCCTCCAGCTACAGAGCTGTCTAACCAACAGTAGGTTCCTCCTGAATTATTTCCTGAGTTTCAATGGAGAAAACCATAGTCCATCTCACCTCTTTATCTGAAGTACATGTAATATACTCCAATTGTTTTGAATGGTCACGTTTCTCCAGGTTATTCATTCTGGTGACATAGGTGATCATCGGGCCAGTCACACGTGACGATGGTactaatcttaaaaaaaataaacgattATTCTTAGCATTATGGTTGTACAATGGAACATGAAATATTTGAATGTATGAAAAATGTccatgggaagaaaaaaaacatgactacCGTCTAGAAGAGAAAGGAGCTTCAACACAAAAAGTTACAAATTTACATATGTCTTACTACAATTTGGGTTGTAGTAGTAGGTGATAAACACGTGTGCTGCCTCGCCATTCCCATGTATTATGTTACCAGCTGTTCTCTGCTAAATgttctgtttgttttatgtCCGTGTTCAGTGGATAGGTGACCCCCATTTTGGTACAAAACAGGTTTATTCACTTGTGCTTTAAAAGGAGCCATTGGCATTATTCACATTTCAAAAAATGTCATCTAGACTAAGTTGGTCAACCTAGAATGTCACAAAAACACTataagaaagggggagaggtggccctatatgtgaaaaataacataaaatctaacttaatacaagttggtgaggagaacatagaGTCAGCCTGGGTTACAGtataatttggcaaaagtaaagtaactcgcgtaggtgtgatttataaacccccaggacaagtagaagaactagataatctactagtggaggaaatagctaaaaaataGGCTGGTctgtaagagtaaaaaattaaagaaaccgctgtggtactctgcagaagtggccaaaatcggaagagacaagaagttagcctttagtagatacaaaaatacccaaagtgaggaagatagacagatctataaaattaggcagaaagaagcaaaggAAGTTATAAGAtctgccaaatcacatgcagaagagcgaattgccctctcagtaaaaaattgagataaaacatgttttagatatataaatgagaaaaggaaagtaaaacaaggattagttagagtaaaaacaaaagggatgtatgtagaagaggatttAGCTGACTGCTATATTTGACTGAGTATTTCTGtacagtttttacaaatgaaaatgagggaatgggacctcagttgggaaaaaagactgaatcatttgaaatatgtgagtttatcgaggcggaggttctacttcggTTGTCtaaggcagggcttgacaaatttgttgtgactctaggcgccaggtaaaaaagttaggagccaggatttttttaaactaacagttggtcaggagtgatctgatcatcatcagcccacttactaaactcacagcgtttgacctggaagcaccctggactttcaggtcagtgctgtttttttgtttgtttttttttattaattttttaatatttttttaactctttcgatgctgatgttccattggagcacagtattgacagatatttagtccccacaagcttgtggggacaaatattaacccctgcaaagccacgaatgtgtcatacacaattgtggcattgaaggggttaacgctgcactgtcgctcccatggagcgatcaggcagctggagagtgttgggtcaggtccccacacttgtgtggggacccaatcaacacacaacccccttccctgaagctgcctgtggcagctgaaaacacgattgctgcttttccagcaaccgcgttttcagcctacaggatcactgcgtgggagtgatctcaggcttgggggcgggttctgagtggctgtgctgtctgcccagactcctgggcagacagcagcgcccccgtgtggtgactcagcctcttacatccacaattttttctggatgtaagaagctgacaaaacctaggcgccaaaattctctgtcgccatggccgcctggcgcctgggatttgtcgagccctgctctaaggtaaagacaaataagtcgatggggcctgactcttttagctcttttaataacttgggggtgtactagcaaaaccgttaactgatacatttaacaaatcattggtaacggcgtatctggatttcagtaaggcctttgacactgtgccacatagaagactctgagtttagatcccgatgttgttgaatggattaaggagcgGATGAATGACAGACAACAGAGTTGTAGTCAATgccgtatattcagaacaaggtcttgttaccagtgggatacctcagggatctgtacttggacccattctctttaatatttttattagtgatattgcagatggtcttgatggaaaggtatgtctatttgctgatgacacaaaaattAACAACAGGGTttatgttcctggaggaagaagccaaatggcaagtgATTCCggcaaactggaaaaatggtcagagctgtggcaactagCATTTAAtgcggataaatgcaaagtaatgcacctggggcataaaaacccaagggcagagtatagaatatttgatactgtcatAACCTcaatgtgtgaggaaagggatttaggggtaattatttctgaggatttaaaggtaggcagacaatgcagtagagcagcaggtaatgctagcagaatgcttggttgtatagaaggaggtattagcagtagatagagggaagtgctcatgccgttgtacagatcacagaccgtatctccagaaggatatagaaatgttggagaaagttcagagaagggctactaaaatggtttatgaattacaggataaaccttaccaggacaggttaaaggatcttaacctatatagcctggaagaaagacgtgacaggggggatatgatagaaacatttaaacacttaaagggaatcaacaagataaaggaagagagtttatttaaaaggagaaatactacctcaacaagaggacatagtcataagctagaggggcacaggtttaatggtaatattactttacggaaagggtagccttccagcagaagtggtagatgttaatacagtaggggcatttaagcaagcatgggataggcataagaccaagctagatataggataagggcaggtactaaaggaaagtactcagaggttgggcagactggatgggcctactgttcttatctgccgtcactttctatgtttctatataagaAACCAAACACCCGACCTTCAGGCTCACTACAATAAAAAAGCAACACACTAATTATGTATTTATCAACCATATCATAACCATAACCATTTATCTGTTCAGATTAACAGCATTTTGCGCACACACCGAACATGGACTTGGTCCTCCCAAAAGTTGCAAACCTTTTAACTAGCTTTTAAatggtgtttatttttatttcagttttatagcaattattataatgatagcagtttaCGATAACATGGAATTACAACAGTACTAGTGCCCTCATCCACACCTTTTCCCTTCCTACGCAGTGTTATGGAAGCTGTCGGTAGTTAAGAACAGATGATAACACTAACCTTCTTCGGCCCATGCAGAATAAAATATTGAGCCAAATCCAACGCAGCCTTCGTATCTTCACATGGATTGTGACCAATGGCATCTTCACGCTGAATCTCTCTCCTACAACATAAAGATAATGTCAATGATTACATAGGAGGGTCATTTACAGTATCAAGCAAACCATTTCAATCTATGTTTCAATATAAAAGCATTACAAACCCATTTGTATCTAGTGATATATTAATCTACACAtactacatacacatttatacactgtcctcaccacacacccctgcacataatatatatatatatatatatatatatatatatatatatatataatgtctgtgtgtaagggcagtgtatgtatgtatatgtctgtataacaaccagccaatcaccggtaaggtacatcgcttgccgtgattggctggttgttgtatactgggtagaggggtagtcttgtacggcgagtatagcccaaactctatattttaactgggaAAGTTggaggtcgtcttatatgccggaatatacggtatttcagtatttaaatgtttctatcaagTCTCTCCTTTCCTCCAAGCTGTATATGAAGTGTAAAGGATctcataatatacacacacacacacacatatacacatgatatagtttaaaactagaggtttaaatgtaaggaagtttgactgacagagagggtggttgataaatggaacagcgtcccagcagaagtggcagaggctaagcCAGTGGGTTAATTTGGGCATAAAGCAAtcatgaatctaagacaagaccaaggactgattacggtcTTAGTTTTTACATTAGcaaaatgggcagacaagatgggccaaatggttcttatccgccATCACACTCTATGAGTTCTACTCATGCAAATGCCTAAGCCAAACAATACCGCAGCCATGGGTGGACAATGCTTAGTACTCAAAAGACTGCATTAAATCTACAGAACGTGAATACACATCACATAAAAGACAACTAACCCCAAGATTTTTTCTAATCCATGTCATAGCTGCTGTTATACTGTGAATGATTATGAAAATGTGAGCCATGAAGTCATCAGTCCCTCCACAGCAATCCCTTAAGTTGATCTAAATTATTAGCCAACATATGTATTTCAGAGAGAGGAATGGACAAGTACTGAAAACTTTATGATCCAGGGTTaagaattagaaaaataaaaatgcttctgTGTatttcaaaaaagtaaaatggctATCAAGGCGCAATTACAGTCCATGCTCTGCctatacacattcagattccctggttcctgctagaataataatggccAGAAAATACACGAAATAAAAACTCAGTGCATACCCAGGGAATACTATGTAAAAACACCTGAGGCATCATATGGgggttccgtcacactatatggccatatgcgGCTTAGCCAGCACTACATCAAAGTGCCAAAGTTAGATAGGACTCGCTAAACTTGCAGTACTTTGAcctagtggtgggctaagccaTATAATGCgacagaatctccaatatttAGGCCTCAGACGGACCCAACAATAGagttgagagagagaaagagagagagagagagagacactcaccggcacagagagagagagagagagagacacacacacacacacactcaccggcacagacagagagagacacacacacacacactcaccggcccagcagagagagacacacactcaccgGCACAgtcagagagagacacacactctcACCAgtacagacagagagagacacacactcactggcacagacagagagagagacacactcactggcacagagacaaactccccaccccctttgtacttacatactcactggcacagagagagagagagagagagactcactggcagagagagagagacactcactggcccagagagaaagagatagagagagagactcactggcacagacagagagagacacacacacactcaccggcacagacagagagagacacacacacactcactggcacagacagagagagacacacacactcaccggtacagacagagacacacacactcaatggcacagacagagagagacacacacactcactggcacagacagacacactcactggcacagagacacactcactggcacagagacacactcactggcacagagacacactcactggcacagagacagagagagtcactcactggcacagagacagagatAGTCACTCACTggcacaaagagagagagagccactCACTGGCACAAAGAgaaagagatagagagagagactcactggcacagacagagagagacacacacacactcaccggcacagacagagagagacacacacacactcactggcacagacagagagagacacacacactcaccggtacagacagagacacacacacactcactggcacagacagagacacacacacactcactggcacagacagacacactcactggcacagagacacactcactggcacagagacacactcactggcacagagacacactcactggcacagagacacactcactggcacagagacagagagagtcactcactggcacacagagagagacacaatcactgaCACAGAaagggagacagagagagacactcactggcacagaaagggagacagagagagacactcactggcactgagagagacactcactggcactgagagagacactcactggcacagagagacagagacactcactggcacagagagacagagagagagacaatcactggcacagagagagagacactcactggcacagagagacagacactcactggcacagagagacactcgctggcacagagagacactcgctggcacagagagacactcgctggcacagagagacactcactggcacagagagacactcactggcacagagagacataGAGAGAggcactcactggcacagagagacagagagagagagagccactcactggcacagagagggagacagagagagacactcactgacacagagagagacacagagagagacacaatcactggcacagagagagacactcactggcacagagagagacactcactggcacagagagagacactcactggcactgagagagacactcactggcactgagagagacactcactggcacagagagagacactcactggcacagagagacagtTAGAGAAACACTCACTAGCAcagagagacagaaagagagacactcactggcacagagagacagag includes:
- the LOC128501349 gene encoding RNA exonuclease 5-like yields the protein MMTVFAGLFKKDGFLKSVKRAFQTCGPILSLRILSETYQPFVCIKFSVLEAARLALEGFNETYVDGCFIKVQRPVTRKTLVRTC